In Oryza brachyantha chromosome 2, ObraRS2, whole genome shotgun sequence, a single window of DNA contains:
- the LOC102705600 gene encoding uncharacterized protein LOC102705600, whose amino-acid sequence MKVTTRFEPMAASSPARLPRSVSGKEPSSSPFRSSTSRHQTAPRASASTPTTPAAHHHRRSLSISCMAVRTDDDSHSPPGTPKAKVKQPSSASLSYYSSMLSPRKLMQRASRAFRRGGRSSRRRKSKDGAGGDNSVTGKASDSASVRSLDAITDDEEVHAGGAMEDLQQHDEEVVLEKIIHEASPPAVIHHQPAVAVEEEEPNMKAAPEKEITTAATIEEKEITTAATIEEEENDDEPKKGGCGGDATPVSPDSASATDKFVTVVKEATKKRDEDESTPAAATTTKTTTDELVQRFKGSRVKTAMEKRSEQEQPPRRREVARSNDVIEEARSKLLEKRQCSRVKALVGAFETVMDAGAGAGARKPQHYRPRR is encoded by the exons ATGAAGGTGACAACTCGGTTTGAG CCCAtggccgcctcgtcgccggcgcggctgcCGCGGAGCGTGAGCGGCAAGGagccctcctcgtcgccgttcAGATCCAGCACCTCGCGCCACCAGACGGCGCCGCGCGCTTCGGCCTCCACCCCCACCACGCCGGCGGCTCACCACCACCGCAGGTCGCTCTCCATCAGCTGCATGGCGGTCCGAACCGACGACGACTCGCACTCGCCGCCGGGCACCCCCAAGGCCAAGGTCAAGCagccgtcgtcggcgtcgctgTCGTACTACTCGTCGATGCTGTCGCCGAGGAAGCTCATGCAGCGCGCGTCCCGCGCgttccgccgcggcggcaggTCGTctcggaggaggaagagcaaggacggcgccggcggcgacaactCGGTCACCGGCAAGGCCTCTGACTCGGCGAGCGTGCGAAGCTTGGATGCGAtcaccgacgacgaggaggtccacgccggcggcgccatggaAGATCTGCAGCAGCACGACGAAGAGGTCGTACTGGAGAAGATCATACACGAGGCGAGCCCGCCGGCGGTGATCCACCACCAGCCGGCCGTCGCGGTGGAGGAAGAGGAACCCAACATGAAGGCCGCACCGGAGAAGGAGATCACGACCGCCGCCACCATAGAAGAGAAGGAGATCACGACCGCCGCCACCatagaagaggaggagaacgACGACGAGCCCAAGAaaggcggctgcggcggcgatgcTACTCCGGTGTCCCCCGACTCGGCCTCCGCGACGGACAAGTTCGTCACGGTGGTAAAGGAGGCGACCAAGAAGCGGGACGAGGACGagtcgacgccggcggcggcgaccaccacCAAGACCACGACGGACGAGCTGGTGCAGAGGTTCAAGGGGAGCCGGGTGAAGACGGCGATGGAGAAGCGGTCGGAGCAggagcagccgccgcgccgccgggagGTGGCGCGGAGCAACGACGTGATCGAGGAGGCGCGGAGCAAGCTGCTGGAGAAGCGGCAGTGCAGCAGGGTGAAGGCGCTCGTCGGCGCCTTCGAGACCGTCatggacgccggcgccggcgccggcgccaggaAGCCGCAGCACTACCGCCCTCGCCGTTAA
- the LOC102705884 gene encoding ferroptosis suppressor protein 1-like encodes MAAAAEGKARVVVVGGGIAGSLLAKTMQDHADVVLLDPKDYLEIPWAELRSMVEPSFAERSLIYHRDYLTNATIVTSSAVGITEHAVLTADCQSLEYDYLVIATGHALTSPGSRNERIKEFQRDHGKIESSGSVLIIGGGPTGVELAGEIAVDYPEKKVTLVHRGSRLLEFIGNKGSKKCLDWLTSKKVDVLFQQSIDLDSLSNMEKLYRTSAGETVTADCHFVCIGKPLGSSWLHDTILKESLDNKGRLMVEKDLRIKGYNNIFAIGDITDIPEIKQGYLAHKHALLVAKNLRLLIKGSPNSKLETYSTGFPLALVSLGRKEGLAQLPFLTLSGCLPGMIKSRDLFISKTRKEMGLSA; translated from the exons atggcggcggcggcggaggggaaggcgagggtggtggtggtcggcggcggcatcgccgGCTCGCTCCTTGCCAAGACCATGCAGGACCACGCcgacgtcgtcctcctcgaccC GAAAGACTATCTAGAGATCCCTTGGGCTGAGTTGAGATCAATGGTTGAACCATCTTTTGCTGAGAGATCATTAATCTATCACAGGGATTACCTCACCAATGCAACTATTGTAACATCTTCTGCAGTCGGTATCACGGAGCATGCTGTGCTCACTGCTGATTGTCAATCACTCGAATATGATTATCTAGTTATAGCTACTGGCCATGCGTTGACTTCTCCAGGAAGCAGGAATGAGAGGATAAAAGAATTCCAGAGAG ATCATGGGAAGATAGAATCATCGGGATCTGTTCTGATAATTGGAGGCGGGCCAACTGGTGTTGAGCTTGCCGGAGAGATTGCAGTAGATTACCCAGAGAAGAAGGTGACCCTTGTCCATCGAGGATCACGTTTACTTGAATTTATTGGAAATAAAGGTTCCAAAAAGTGTCTTGATTGGCTTACTTCAAAGAAAGTAGATGTTCTTTTCCAGCAATCCATTGACTTGGATTCATTATCGAACATGGAGAAGTTGTACAGAACATCAGCTGGAGAAACAGTAACAGCTGATTGCCACTTTGTGTGTATTGGTAAGCCACTCGGTTCATCGTGGCTACATGATACCATTCTAAAGGAATCCTTGGACAACAAGGGAAGACTAATGGTGGAAAAGGATCTAAGAATAAAAGGttataataacatatttgcaattGGTGACATCACGGATATTCCT GAAATAAAGCAAGGCTACCTTGCCCATAAGCATGCGCTGCTGGTAGCAAAGAACTTGAGATTATTGATTAAAGGTTCGCCTAACAGCAAACTGGAGACTTACAGCACTGGTTTTCCATTGGCACTTGTCTCCCtcggaaggaaggaagggttGGCTCAGCTGCCGTTCCTCACACTCAGTGGCTGCTTACCAGGCATGATTAAATCTCGAGATCTGTTTATCAGTAAGACAAGGAAGGAGATGGGTCTAAGTGCTTGA
- the LOC121053427 gene encoding uncharacterized protein LOC121053427 encodes MMTQLHSTPGICAAKASGLYIQMHSSSLTLSANSISLWTQQLNTTKIIPVPAREEGMSGGAEMIAGAVVERVAGMLSNIAWERIELLWNFKEDVQEMESKMTDLKVALSYADKRSRETDDDGLVLHWVNKCKSVAYDMEDVMDELLTDAIYGRIIHARLNCSSHQSTHSLCVLPCQVR; translated from the exons ATGATGACTcaactccactccactccaggTATCTGTGCTGCAAAAGCTTCAGGCCTATATATACAGATGCACTCGTCGTCTCTAACTCTATCTGCAAACTCGATTTCTCTCTGGACACAACAACTTAacaccacaaaaataattcCTGTGCCCGCGAGAGAGGAAGGCATGAGTGGGGGAGCAGAGATGATTGCGGGCGCTGTTGTGGAGCGTGTTGCTGGCATGCTCAGCAATATCGCCTGGGAGAGGATCGAGCTGCTGTGGAACTTCAAAGAGGATGTCCAAGAGATGGAGAGCAAGATGACTGACCTCAAGGTTGCGCTTAGCTATGCTGACAAGCGCTCCAGAGAGACTGATGATGATGGATTGGTGCTGCATTGGGTCAACAAGTGCAAGTCTGTTGCCTATGACATGGAAGACGTGATGGATGAGTTGTTGACTGATGCGATATATGGAAGAATAATCCATGCACG GTTAAATTGTTCTTCTCATCAATCAACCCACTCATTGTGCGTATTACCATGTCAAGTAAGATGA
- the LOC102712418 gene encoding putative disease resistance protein RGA1 has protein sequence MYCSMFPKSHVIDHDCLIQQWIALGFVQDTDGQPRQKVATEYVNELLGMSFLTMSTSSTVFAARMIFKPTLRLHMHDMVHELARHVAGDEFSYTNGTADRNTKRNKLDFHYHLLSTQNETSSAYKSMGTKVRALHFRRCDNMHLPKQAFSHSLCLRVLDLGGCHMSELPSSVYKLKLLRYLDASSLRISNLPKSLNRLLNLQTLILPNTSLTILPTNIGCLQKLQYFDLSGCANLNELPTSFGKLTNLLFLNLASCHELQVLPNSFGNLNSLQFLSLSDCYKLNSLPESCCQLHDLAHLDLSDCHNLGKLPDCIDQLSKLEYLDMTSCSKVQALPDSLCKLTMLRHLNLSFCTRLKRLPSRIGDLQLQSLDIRCSISLEDLLDSIFNMSTLKDFEETIVFDVSESKLEELRNNLKLERFCKLDGGSADLWSRIEELKKTHCRKLEIQGLGDFNLSEGIEHAKLLNSLKLTCLILSWQQLEDTDETVHHKEVLGMLVPPRSLHEFNINGYYGIELPKWMLEIRSYLPHLTIIHLSNLMECNRLPPLGCLPNLRLLGMTNILKIKSVGPEFYGDYGSCQKLRIIGLYSMDNLEEWWTTRSSKQENEFLVPNLHVLYAEDCPKLKFLPYPPKSMTWLIENGYHVFPDHGFGNLASATSPVSLYISRVPNSSEMWRRAQHLSSIEALCIQSIAGLTTLPEAMQCFTSLLRLRIEECGELETLPEWLGDYFTCLEKIAIDACPMLSSLPESIQHLRELKKLLITGCPALSNKYQGEDRDKIAHIPEVIFQ, from the exons ATGTACTGCTCTATGTTTCCAAAGAGCCATGTCATAGATCATGACTGCTTGATCCAGCAATGGATTGCTTTAGGGTTTGTTCAAGATACAGATGGGCAACCACGTCAGAAAGTTGCTACGGAATATGTTAATGAATTATTGGGGATGTCCTTCCTTACAATGTCCACTTCTTCTACA GTGTTCGCTGCAAGGATGATATTCAAACCCACACTCAGACTTCACATGCATGATATGGTACATGAGCTTGCAAGACATGTTGCTGGTGATGAATTCTCTTACACCAATGGTACAGCAGACAGAAATACTAAGAGGAACAAATTAGATTTCCACTATCATTTATTATCAACTCAAAACGAGACATCATCAGCCTATAAGTCAATGGGAACAAAGGTTAGGGCCCTGCATTTTAGGAGATGCGATAATATGCACCTTCCTAAGCAAGCATTCTCACACTCATTGTGTTTGCGAGTTTTGGATTTGGGTGGATGCCATATGTCAGAGCTACCAAGTtctgtttataaactaaagcTATTAAGATATCTTGATGCATCTAGCCTTCGCATCTCAAACTTGCCTAAATCCTTGAATCGTCTTCTGAACTTGCAAACCTTGATACTTCCAAATACTTCCCTAACGATATTGCCCACAAATATTGGTTGCCTCCAAAAGCTTCAATACTTTGACCTATCAGGGTGTGCCAACCTTAATGAGCTTCCTACCTCTTTTGGGAAGCTTACTAATCTTCTCTTCCTAAACTTAGCAAGTTGCCACGAATTACAGGTGCTTCCAAACTCCTTTGGCAATCTGAATAGTCTTCAGTTTCTGAGCCTATCAGATTGCTACAAACTCAACTCACTACCAGAATCTTGTTGTCAACTTCATGATCTTGCACATCTTGATCTGTCGGATTGCCATAACCTTGGAAAGCTCCCAGATTGCATTGATCAACTTTCTAAGCTTGAGTATTTGGACATGACAAGCTGTTCCAAGGTTCAAGCGTTGCCTGATTCTCTATGCAAACTCACGATGTTAAGACATCTAAATTTGTCATTTTGTACAAGGCTAAAACGTCTGCCCTCCCGTATTGGTGATTTACAGCTTCAAAGTTTAGACATTCGATGCTCTATTTCCCTTGAGGACCTGCTGGATAGCATTTTTAATATGTCCACACTTAAAGATTTTGAAGAAACAATTGTATTTGACGTATCTGAGTCTAAGTTAGAAGAACTGAGGAACAATCTAAAATTGGAAAGGTTCTGTAAGCTCGATGGGGGAAGCGCTGATCTCTGGAGTCGGATTGAGGAACTAAAAAAGACACACTGCCGTAAACTAGAGATACAAGGTCTCGGGGATTTTAATCTTTCTGAAGGGATAGAGCATGCTAAACTGCTCAACAGCTTGAAGCTTACATGTTTGATTCTTTCATGGCAGCAGCTGGAGGATACAGATGAAACGGTTCATCACAAAGAGGTGCTTGGGATGCTCGTGCCTCCTAGAAGTCTCCATGAATTTAACATCAATGGCTATTATGGCATCGAGTTACCTAAGTGGATGCTGGAAATTCGTTCCTACCTACCTCATCTTACAATCATCCATCTTTCCAATCTGATGGAATGCAACCGCCTCCCTCCACTTGGGTGCCTGCCAAACCTGAGATTATTGGGAATGACTAACATTCTCAAAATCAAGAGTGTTGGGCCAGAATTTTATGGGGACTACGGAAGCTGCCAGAAGCTAAGAATAATTGGCTTGTATTCAATGGACAATTTGGAAGAGTGGTGGACAACTAGATCATCTAAACAAGAGAATGAATTCTTAGTCCCTAATTTGCATGTGTTGTATGCTGAAGATTGTCCAAAGCTGAAGTTCCTGCCTTATCCCCCAAAGAGCATGACATGGTTAATAGAGAATGGCTATCATGTGTTTCCAGACCATGGGTTTGGGAACCTTGCATCTGCTACTTCTCCAGTTTCTCTTTACATCAGTCGTGTACCCAATTCTTCTGAAATGTGGCGTAGGGCTCAGCATCTCTCTTCAATTGAGGCTCTTTGCATTCAGTCTATAGCTGGTCTTACAACCCTACCGGAGGCTATGCAGTGCTTCACGTCCCTCCTGAGACTTAGGATAGAGGAATGTGGTGAGCTGGAGACACTGCCAGAATGGCTAGGAGATTATTTCACTTGCTTGGAAAAGATTGCAATCGACGCTTGCCCAATGCTGTCTTCGCTACCGGAAAGCATACAGCATCTTCGTGAGCTGAAGAAGCTACTGATCACCGGCTGCCCTGCACTGTCAAACAAGTACCAAGGAGAGGACAGGGACAAGATTGCTCATATTCCAGAAGTCATATTCCAGTAA
- the LOC102712693 gene encoding uncharacterized protein LOC102712693 has product MEEYQSRRSKTAIGFLRRGAGITSRNRSPEERTIQNCDGPSSATRLNPMKTRLADNQERPRYLRDSFKSSTSVVMPGSSSRVPLRKFGEETQGQPLLAGVDITESSSRNAGSKHIHPGSKRIIVEDQSSDVLHTEAEGLTTDQCQLEVPETEVPDSATSSDISEHAVESLVRSSAPSSRIHRRKDKELDWGQSGSCSSSCTSMPATSKYSVTDVKRPCNHVSGVQRHGLKNLGSNSVSNILPSGCSSDSVYSRRFDAMRRRASDGGSFSRSRGLSEPASLGNSPPTYPTIAGPRIRTTATEQAVSRQTVRSSRRNFQDSALSVRTRRPPWGTRFRISEEREDGMISQHDSSIGNQRSDRVHLSLEEASLESSSRPFPAELPHSIYSSRRDGSNTFTARRRRSSSLYEEIPTHTFHDLQRERDGHRGIAIEGIAEVLLALNRIEQEAELTYEQLLVLETNLLLGAFASYDQHSDMRMDTDNMSYEELLALGERIGSVSTALSEEQLVKCVRRSIYRPVATEANARVVDDIKCSICQEEYMEGEEVGRLGCEHQYHVFCIHQWLRQKNWCPICKASVEPSTRS; this is encoded by the exons ATGGAGGAATATCAAAGTAGGAGATCCAAAACAGCTATTGGATTTCTCAGAAGAGGTGCTGGTATCACCTCAAGAAACCGAAGCCCTGAGGAGAGGACCATTCAGAACTGCGATGGACCGTCAAGTGCCACAAGACTCAATCCTATGAAAACCAGGCTGGCTGATAATCAAGAGAGACCAAGATATCTGCGTGATTCATTTAAGTCTTCAACCTCAGTGGTCATGCCTGGAAGCTCTTCCAGAGTTCCACTTAGAAAATTTGGCGAGGAAACACAAGGGCAACCGTTGTTGGCAGGGGTAGACATTACGGAAAGTAGCTCCAGAAATGCTGGGTCGAAACATATACATCCAGGTAGTAAGAGAATCATTGTTGAGGATCAGAGTTCAGATGTTCTTCATACTGAGGCAGAAGGTTTGACTACTGATCAATGCCAATTGGAAGTACCTGAGACTGAAGTTCCGGATTCTGCCACTTCTTCAGATATTTCTGAACATGCAGTTGAGTCATTGGTAAGGAGTTCTGCACCAAGTTCAAGAATTCATAGACGTAAGGACAAAGAATTGGATTGGGGTCAATCAGGGTCCTGCTCTTCGTCATGCACTAGCATGCCTGCTACATCCAAATATTCTGTCACTGATGTGAAGCGACCGTGCAATCATGTTAGTGGAGTACAACGGCATGGTCTTAAAAATCTGGGCTCTAATTCAGTATCTAATATTCTGCCATCAGGTTGCTCATCTGATTCTGTTTATAGCAGGAGGTTTGATGCGATGAGAAGAAGGGCTTCTGATGGGGGAAGTTTTTCTAGATCAAGGGGCTTAAGTGAACCGGCTAGCTTAGGCAATTCACCTCCTACATACCCTACCATTGCTGGTCCTAGAATCAGAACAACTGCAACTGAACAGGCAGTTTCTCGACAAACCGTACGAAGCAGCAGAAGAAATTTTCAGGATTCAGCATTGTCAGTAAGGACAAGAAGACCTCCTTGGGGCACTAGATTTAGGATCTCTGAGGAAAGAGAGGATGGCATGATTTCTCAGCATGATTCTTCCATAGGGAATCAACGGTCAGATCGAGTGCATTTATCTTTGGAAGAAGCCTCCTTGGAGAGCTCATCAAGGCCATTCCCTGCAGAATTACCTCATTCAATTTACTCATCTAGACGTGATGGATCAAATACTTTTactgcaagaagaagaagatcaagCTCCCTTTATGAGGAAATCCCTACACATACATTCCATGATCttcaaagagagagagatggccaCAGAGGCATTGCCATAGAAGGAATAGCAGAG GTATTATTAGCACTGAACAGGATTGAACAAGAAGCAGAACTGACTTATGAG CAATTGCTGGTTCtggagacaaatctattactCGGTGCTTTCGCCTCTTATGATCAGCATAGTGACATGCGCATGGATACCGACAACATGTCCTATGAg GAATTATTAGCTTTAGGAGAGAGAATAGGCTCTGTTAGCACTGCTCTTTCTGAAGAGCAACTTGTGAAATGCGTCAGAAGAAGTATATATAGACCAGTGGCTACAGAAGCAAATGCGCGTGTTGTAGATGACATCAAATGCAGCATATGCCAG GAGGAATACATGGAGGGTGAAGAAGTTGGGCGGTTGGGATGTGAGCATCAATACCATGTGTTTTGCATTCATCAGTGGCTCAGGCAGAAGAACTGGTGCCCAATATGCAAAGCTTCAGTAGAACCTTCTACTAGGAGCTAA
- the LOC102713159 gene encoding putative adagio-like protein 2, translating into MEWDSDSEGSGDEEEEEEEGVEVGGGGGDGVGVGVGGGGFALAIEGVLGACGLVVSDALEPDFPIIYVNRGFEDATGYRAEEVLGRNCRFLQCRGPFAQRRHPLVDATVVTEIRRCLDEGTVFQGDLLNFRKDGSPFMAKLQLTPIYGDDETITHYMGMQFFNDSNVDLGPLSGSTTKEAVRSTLITPDNTVRSSPMGKGFCSEYSDLFLLNDEVLCQKILSRLSPRDIASVNSVCKRLYHLTKNDDLWRMVCQNAWGSEATRVLETVAGSRSLAWGRLARELTTLEAVTWRKLTVGGAVEPSRCNFSACAAGNRVVLFGGEGVNMQPMNDTFVLDLNSSKPEWRHINVRSAPPGRWGHTLSCLNGSRLVLFGGCGRQGLLNDVFMLDLDAQHPTWREIPGLAPPVPRSWHSSCTLDGTKLVVSGGCADSGVLLSDTYLLDVTMERPIWREIPASWTPPCRLGHSLSVYDGRKILMFGGLAKSGPLRLRSNDVFTMDLSENEPCWRCITGSGMPGAGNPAGVGPPPRLDHVAVSLPGGRILIFGGSVAGLHSASKLYLLDPTEEKPTWRILNVPGRPPRFAWGHSTCVVGGTKAIVLGGQTGEEWTLTELHELSLVSSLV; encoded by the exons ATGGAGTGGGACAGCGACTCCGAAGGGAGcggagacgaggaggaggaggaggaggagggggtggaggtgggaggtggaggtggagatggggttggggttggggttggggGTGGGGGGTTTGCGCTGGCGATCGAGGGGGTGCTGGGGGCGTGCGGGCTGGTGGTGTCGGACGCGCTCGAGCCCGACTTCCCCATCATCTACGTCAACCGCGGCTTCGAGGACGCCACCGGGTACCGCGCCGAGGAGGTGCTCGGGAGGAACTG CCGATTCTTGCAATGCAGAGGACCATTTGCTCAGAGGAGACATCCCCTTGTTGATGCTACAGTAGTTACTGAGATTCGGAGATGCTTAGATGAAGGCACTGTGTTCCAGGGTGATCTGCTGAACTTTAGGAAAGATGGTTCTCCATTCATGGCAAAGCTCCAGCTAACACCCATTTATGGAGATGATGAAACAATAACCCACTATATGGGCATGCAGTTCTTCAATGACTCTAATGTTGATTTGGGGCCATTGTCTGGCTCTACAACTAAGGAGGCTGTGAGATCTACACTGATTACTCCAGATAACACTGTCCGATCAAGTCCAATGGGGAAGGGCTTCTGCTCAGAGTACTCTGATCTTTTCCTATTGAATGATGAGGTACTTTGCCAGAAGATCCTATCAAGACTATCACCCAGGGATATAGCCTCTGTAAACTCTGTATGTAAACGGCTGTACCACTTAACAAAGAATGATGACCTTTGGAGAATGGTTTGTCAGAATGCATGGGGCAGTGAGGCAACTCGAGTTCTTGAGACCGTGGCTGGATCAAGAAGTTTGGCATGGGGACGGTTAGCAAGAGAGTTGACCACCCTGGAAGCTGTCACCTGGAGGAAATTGACAGTTGGGGGTGCAGTGGAGCCTTCTCGCTGCAACTTCAGCGCGTGTGCTGCAGGGAATCGTGTTGTCCTTTTTGGAGGGGAAGGTGTTAACATGCAGCCAATGAATGATACATTTGTGCTTGATTTGAATTCCAGCAAACCAGAATGGAGGCACATCAATGTGAGGTCAGCTCCTCCTGGGCGCTGGGGTCATACCCTTTCTTGTCTAAATGGATCCCGGTTGGTTCTGTTTGGTGGTTGTGGGAGGCAAGGCCTGCTCAATGATGTGTTCATGTTGGATTTGGATGCACAACATCCAACTTGGCGTGAAATTCCTGGCCTTGCACCTCCTGTTCCACGGTCATGGCATAGTTCTTGCACATTGGATGGAACCAAATTGGTGGTCTCTGGCGGCTGTGCTGATTCTGGTGTGCTTCTCAGTGACACTTATCTTTTAGATGTAACAATGGAAAGACCTATCTGGAGGGAGATACCTGCATCCTGGACCCCACCTTGTAGATTGGGGCACTCGCTCTCTGTCTACGATGGCAGGAAAATCCTGATGTTTGGTGGACTTGCTAAAAGTGGTCCTCTACGACTAAGGTCTAACGATGTGTTCACAATGGATTTAAGTGAAAATGAGCCATGCTGGCGGTGTATAACTGGAAGTGGAATGCCAGGGGCTGGTAATCCAGCTGGAGTCGGTCCACCCCCTCGCCTTGACCATGTTGCTGTGAGCCTTCCTGGAGGGAGAATTTTGATATTTGGTGGGTCAGTGGCAGGTCTTCACTCCGCTTCAAAGCTTTACCTGCTGGATCCAACTGAAGAGAAGCCTACCTGGAGGATACTGAATGTTCCTGGCCGCCCTCCGCGATTTGCCTGGGGCCACAGTACCTGTGTTGTGGGAGGTACAAAGGCAATAGTTCTTGGAGGACAAACTGGAGAGGAGTGGACACTAACTGAACTGCATGAGCTTTCTCTGGTAAGCTCTTTAGTCTGA
- the LOC102713517 gene encoding uncharacterized protein LOC102713517: MGSGMVKKKVVKASSFDLDVKLDKSWMEDVTCPICLDFPHNAVLLRCTSYEKGCRPFICDTDQSRSNCLERFKGAHGLPTNMKVPSFNGAPLDSIHIISSNTTDRPACPLCRGDVIGWVVIDEARLHLNQKKRCCEESRCSYVGNFHELQKHTQQKHPNSRPSEIDPARRVDWENFQQSSDIIDVLSTIHAQVPNGIVLGDYVIEYGDDDAGDDYEVYHRVRGNWWTSCIFCKAFRRSSGSRSRARARERRGSGRRSSNRSSQESFTIEVPSGSVDIREIRFDEIDDEYIVTGAMPGIATSRRIASHYRDPRYGRRRSYY; encoded by the exons ATGGGTTCCGGAATGGTGAAGAAGAAGGTGGTGAAGGCCAGTTCTTTTGATCTGGATGTCAAACTTGATAAAAGTTGGATGGAGGATGTCACTTGTCCAATCTGTCTAGATTTCCCTCACAATGCTGTCCTTTTGAGGTGTACCTCATATGAGAAGGGTTGTAGGCCATTCATATGCGACACTGACCAGTCTCGTTCGAACTGTCTTGAGCGGTTCAAAGGTGCACACGGGCTCCCGACCAATATGAAAGTCCCATCTTTTAATGGAGCTCCTCTCGATAGCATTCACATCATTTCGTCAAACACAACCGACCGCCCAGCTTGCCCATTGTGTAGAGGTGATGTTATTGGGTGGGTTGTTATTGATGAGGCACGTTTGCATCTtaaccaaaagaaaagatgttGTGAAGAAAGCCGTTGTTCATATGTAGGAAACTTTCATGAACTTCAGAAGCACACCCAACAAAAGCATCCAAATTCACGACCGTCAGAAATTGATCCTGCTCGGCGAGTTGATTGGGAGAATTTCCAGCAGTCTTCGGACATCATAGATGTCTTGAGCACAATACATGCTCAGGTGCCTAATGGTATAGTTTTGGGAGACTATGTCATTGAGTACGGGGATGATGATGCTGGAGATGACTATGAAGTTTACCACAGGGTTAGGGGGAACTGGTGGACATCCTGTATTTTCTGTAAGGCATTCCGCAGATCTTCAGGAAGCAGAAGTAGAGCAAGAGCAAGGGAAAGGAGAGGTAGTGGAAGGAGGAGCAGCAATAGGTCTAGTCAAGAAAGCTTTACTATTGAGGTGCCCTCAGGATCTGTTGACATAAGGGAAATCAGATTTGATGAAATAGATGATGAATATATAGTTACAGGAGCAATGCCTGGCATTGCCACATCCAGGAGAATAGCCAGTCATTATAG GGATCCTAGATATGGACGCAGACGCTCATACTACTAG